The Desulfoscipio gibsoniae DSM 7213 genome contains a region encoding:
- a CDS encoding CoB--CoM heterodisulfide reductase iron-sulfur subunit B family protein — translation MKYAYFPGCCDHTSGREYDVSTRAVCRALGVELVEIPDWSCCGSTPGHSTSHMLGVALAARNLALVAEMGLDCTASCSACYQRLAMANVEMQNNQELCKKINWVTGKPYHGGVQVKSILEIIAGLRSETISAKLVRPLRNLKVAVYYGCLMVRPKEVQVDDPENPLVMDGLLDAVGAHALDWNSKTECCGASLAISNEDVVLKLTEKILADASLAGAECIATACPLCHFNLDMRQRKINQVFGSDYRLPVFYFTQLIGLAIGLTPIDLSFNTHFVDTKRVLELVG, via the coding sequence ATGAAATACGCATATTTTCCGGGGTGCTGCGATCACACCAGCGGCAGAGAATATGATGTATCAACCAGGGCAGTCTGCCGGGCGCTGGGCGTGGAATTGGTGGAAATACCAGACTGGAGTTGCTGTGGTTCAACACCGGGCCACAGCACCAGCCATATGCTGGGGGTAGCTCTGGCTGCCCGCAACTTGGCTCTAGTGGCGGAAATGGGACTTGATTGCACCGCTTCCTGCTCGGCCTGTTACCAGCGCCTGGCTATGGCCAACGTGGAAATGCAAAATAATCAAGAACTTTGTAAAAAGATTAACTGGGTTACCGGCAAACCTTACCACGGAGGTGTGCAGGTTAAATCAATACTGGAAATAATCGCTGGCCTAAGATCGGAAACAATCTCCGCAAAGCTTGTCAGGCCATTGCGGAATTTAAAAGTAGCTGTATACTATGGTTGTTTGATGGTTAGGCCAAAAGAGGTGCAAGTTGATGATCCCGAAAACCCTTTGGTCATGGACGGTTTGCTGGATGCCGTTGGTGCCCATGCGTTGGATTGGAATAGTAAAACCGAATGTTGTGGTGCCTCTTTGGCCATATCCAATGAGGACGTGGTTTTAAAATTAACTGAAAAAATACTTGCCGATGCTTCCCTGGCTGGTGCTGAATGTATTGCCACGGCTTGTCCCCTTTGTCACTTCAATTTAGATATGCGCCAGAGGAAAATAAACCAGGTTTTTGGTAGCGATTATCGTCTGCCCGTATTTTATTTTACCCAGTTGATTGGACTTGCCATAGGACTTACACCCATTGATTTAAGCTTTAACACTCATTTTGTGGATACGAAAAGGGTGTTAGAACTAGTTGGATAG
- a CDS encoding phosphoribosyltransferase, protein MENKVYKDRADAGQVLACLLKEKEITDGIIMAIPRGGVVIAAQVSETLKLPLDIIIPRKIGAPFNQEVAIGAVTQDGTVILTENKHLMLLAGADDIDDIVQQEINEIKRRMIKYRGNTDYPDYTGKTVIIIDDGIATGFTTRAAIMSIKKVINPGRTILAVPVAPAEVIQTLCEDVDEIICPLVPELFYAVGQFYENFDQVSDEEVVKLLHNQGQIRKT, encoded by the coding sequence ATGGAAAATAAGGTTTATAAAGATAGAGCTGATGCCGGACAAGTCCTGGCCTGTTTATTAAAAGAAAAGGAAATCACGGATGGTATTATCATGGCCATACCAAGGGGAGGAGTAGTTATAGCGGCTCAGGTGTCTGAAACGCTAAAGTTGCCGCTGGATATCATTATTCCCAGAAAAATTGGAGCCCCTTTTAATCAGGAAGTAGCCATAGGGGCAGTGACCCAGGATGGAACAGTGATTTTAACTGAAAATAAACACCTGATGCTATTAGCAGGTGCAGATGACATTGACGATATCGTACAACAAGAAATTAATGAAATAAAAAGAAGAATGATAAAGTATCGCGGCAATACAGACTATCCGGATTATACAGGAAAAACCGTGATTATTATAGATGATGGCATAGCCACCGGGTTTACCACCCGGGCTGCAATTATGTCTATTAAAAAAGTGATAAATCCCGGCAGGACCATACTGGCTGTACCGGTGGCGCCGGCTGAGGTAATTCAAACTCTTTGTGAAGATGTGGATGAAATTATTTGCCCCCTGGTGCCGGAGCTGTTCTATGCAGTTGGACAGTTCTATGAAAACTTTGACCAGGTATCCGATGAAGAAGTTGTTAAACTTTTGCATAACCAAGGGCAAATAAGGAAAACCTAA
- a CDS encoding TRASH domain-containing protein gives MGVVESILNFLLIFLIINGIFNYLVFSRAKKAAQKIQEDNAQLKLEVKEEIEMVTDYICGRTLPKSEAYILANDDQKHYFCSWDCREKFIAGNQV, from the coding sequence ATGGGAGTTGTTGAAAGTATTTTAAATTTTTTATTAATTTTCTTGATAATAAATGGCATATTCAACTATCTGGTCTTTTCACGAGCAAAGAAAGCGGCTCAAAAAATCCAAGAAGATAATGCACAATTAAAACTCGAAGTAAAAGAGGAGATTGAAATGGTTACTGATTACATTTGTGGCCGTACTCTACCAAAGTCAGAAGCTTACATCTTAGCCAATGATGATCAGAAACATTACTTTTGCAGCTGGGATTGCAGGGAAAAATTTATTGCTGGTAATCAAGTATAA
- a CDS encoding DUF2935 domain-containing protein, producing the protein MYCYTYLPSLECGLRELILWSEISSQHPVFFINVAQCLNLNLTPQIVADLNRMKNCFNSINNEARPLLSLLTYQNHIDYSLAHSTSQLMQQFLHYDQELLAFIQHLKAYGQNQPVWQTLVSHIENEQIYMYRLISTLREQIFQSQQPPNMMPPKPP; encoded by the coding sequence ATGTATTGCTATACTTACCTGCCCAGCCTGGAGTGCGGTCTCAGGGAACTTATCCTGTGGTCGGAAATAAGTAGCCAACACCCCGTATTTTTTATTAATGTTGCGCAATGTCTAAACTTAAACCTTACCCCTCAAATTGTAGCAGATCTTAACCGAATGAAAAATTGTTTTAATTCAATCAACAATGAAGCTCGCCCATTATTAAGCCTATTAACTTATCAAAACCATATAGATTATTCCTTAGCACATTCCACATCACAATTAATGCAACAGTTTTTGCACTATGATCAAGAATTATTGGCGTTTATCCAACATTTAAAAGCCTATGGTCAAAACCAACCAGTTTGGCAAACCTTAGTTAGCCATATTGAAAACGAGCAAATATACATGTATCGTTTAATTTCAACCTTGAGGGAACAAATATTCCAAAGTCAACAACCGCCCAATATGATGCCTCCAAAACCTCCTTAG
- a CDS encoding MarR family winged helix-turn-helix transcriptional regulator, whose amino-acid sequence MSALDKGEKLIEFDILFQELVRDSSCQLKGLLNDLVTPTQFYLLKLIATHDNCKAADIAHILDISPAAATTILDRLYKNGWIERARSDKDRRIVWLKVTEDGKKLLSDIEAKRFQLLVKQFDNITEGEIENICEVFKKILNMA is encoded by the coding sequence ATGAGCGCTTTGGATAAGGGAGAAAAGTTAATAGAATTTGATATATTATTCCAGGAGCTTGTTAGAGATAGTAGCTGCCAGCTAAAAGGGCTCTTGAATGATCTTGTTACTCCAACTCAATTTTATCTGCTAAAACTTATTGCAACACACGATAATTGCAAAGCAGCGGATATTGCTCATATTTTAGATATTTCTCCGGCTGCTGCTACCACTATACTTGATAGACTTTATAAAAATGGTTGGATTGAGAGGGCTAGATCCGATAAGGATAGGCGTATAGTTTGGCTTAAAGTGACCGAGGATGGAAAAAAATTATTATCCGATATCGAGGCCAAGAGGTTTCAATTATTGGTGAAACAGTTTGATAATATAACCGAAGGGGAAATAGAAAATATATGTGAAGTCTTTAAGAAAATATTAAATATGGCTTAA
- a CDS encoding CoB--CoM heterodisulfide reductase iron-sulfur subunit A family protein, which produces MRIGVFVCWCGSNIGGVVNVPRVAAQAAHFPYVVYSVDYKYTCSEPGQNMIANAIKEYNLNRVVVASCSPRLHESTFRSTISRAGLNPYLLEMVNIREQCSWVHANEPDQATAKAIDLVRMAVAKAARLEPLFESSIPVTKKALVIGGGIAGIQTALDIADAGHKVLLVEREPTIGGKMVMLDKTFPTLDCSACISTPKMVAVAQHPNIELLTCAEVTEVSGYIGNFTVLVKQKARYVDHSKCTGCGTCWEKCPKKVSSEFNQNMGERKAIYIPFPQAVPNKPCIDADNCRLLNGQKCGVCARVCAAQAINYEDQDAYRQVEVGAIVVATGYDLFDWAKAYGEYGYGKLVDVITGLQFERLVNASGPTDGKIMRPSDGKEPQNVVFIKCVGSRDEAKGKAYCSRACCMYTAKHAHQVLEKIPGSRVFVFYMDVRAPGKAYEEFYQRTVNEGARYIRGRVSKISRKGGKLLVKGADTLLGAQVEIEADLVVLATAMVPAQCSREFARTVGFTTDQDGFFQEAHPKLRPVETTTAGIFLAGCCQGPKDIPDTVAQAGAAAVKVCTLLAKKHIATNPMIARVNESLCQGCLLCRDVCPFKAIEMKAITGPAQGRTTQKTVAQVNNGLCQGCGSCAASCRSGAIDLQGFSNEQIESAIQTLLEK; this is translated from the coding sequence ATGCGGATTGGAGTTTTTGTTTGCTGGTGTGGGTCAAACATTGGCGGAGTCGTTAATGTACCTCGGGTGGCCGCCCAGGCTGCTCATTTTCCCTATGTTGTTTACAGCGTGGATTATAAATATACCTGTTCTGAACCGGGGCAAAATATGATTGCAAATGCCATTAAAGAATATAACCTGAACCGGGTTGTGGTGGCATCCTGCTCTCCACGCCTGCATGAGTCTACATTTCGTAGTACCATTTCCCGGGCGGGGCTAAATCCTTATTTACTGGAAATGGTCAATATTCGGGAGCAATGTTCCTGGGTGCATGCTAATGAACCCGATCAGGCCACCGCCAAAGCCATTGACCTGGTGCGAATGGCCGTTGCCAAAGCGGCCCGTCTTGAGCCGCTTTTTGAGAGTTCCATCCCCGTAACGAAAAAAGCGTTGGTCATAGGCGGCGGTATTGCCGGAATTCAGACAGCCCTGGATATAGCAGATGCCGGGCATAAAGTTTTACTGGTGGAAAGGGAGCCGACCATTGGCGGTAAAATGGTTATGCTGGACAAAACTTTTCCTACGTTAGACTGCTCCGCATGTATCAGTACACCAAAAATGGTTGCAGTGGCGCAGCACCCTAATATAGAGTTGTTAACTTGCGCAGAAGTTACCGAAGTAAGTGGCTATATCGGTAATTTTACGGTGTTGGTGAAACAAAAGGCCCGTTACGTTGATCACTCCAAATGTACAGGATGCGGCACTTGCTGGGAAAAATGCCCGAAAAAAGTATCCAGCGAATTTAATCAAAATATGGGTGAACGTAAAGCCATATATATTCCATTTCCACAAGCTGTTCCCAATAAACCCTGCATAGACGCGGACAACTGCCGCCTTTTGAACGGACAAAAATGCGGTGTTTGTGCCAGGGTATGTGCAGCCCAAGCAATAAATTATGAGGATCAGGATGCTTACCGGCAGGTAGAAGTGGGGGCCATTGTCGTGGCCACGGGTTATGACCTTTTTGACTGGGCAAAAGCCTACGGTGAATACGGTTACGGAAAATTAGTCGATGTGATCACGGGCCTGCAGTTTGAGCGACTGGTTAATGCCTCCGGACCAACGGACGGTAAAATAATGCGGCCTTCCGATGGTAAAGAACCCCAAAATGTAGTATTTATCAAGTGTGTGGGTTCCCGGGATGAGGCTAAGGGGAAAGCCTACTGTTCCAGAGCTTGCTGTATGTATACTGCCAAGCATGCCCATCAAGTTTTGGAAAAAATCCCAGGGTCCCGTGTGTTTGTATTTTATATGGATGTCCGGGCACCAGGAAAAGCCTACGAAGAATTTTACCAGCGTACCGTTAATGAGGGAGCCCGCTATATACGGGGGCGGGTATCCAAAATATCTCGCAAGGGTGGTAAATTGCTGGTCAAGGGTGCGGACACATTGTTGGGCGCCCAGGTGGAAATTGAAGCGGACTTGGTTGTTTTAGCCACAGCAATGGTGCCGGCCCAATGTTCCAGGGAGTTTGCCAGAACGGTCGGTTTTACGACTGATCAAGACGGATTTTTCCAGGAGGCCCACCCCAAACTGCGCCCGGTGGAGACCACCACGGCGGGGATCTTTTTGGCCGGATGCTGCCAGGGTCCCAAAGATATTCCCGATACGGTAGCCCAGGCCGGTGCGGCGGCGGTTAAAGTCTGTACTTTGCTTGCCAAAAAACATATTGCCACAAACCCCATGATTGCTCGGGTTAATGAATCACTATGTCAGGGCTGCCTGTTATGCCGGGATGTATGTCCATTTAAGGCCATTGAAATGAAAGCGATTACGGGTCCGGCCCAAGGACGAACAACTCAAAAAACCGTTGCTCAAGTAAACAATGGCTTATGCCAGGGCTGCGGCAGTTGCGCTGCGTCCTGTCGTTCGGGTGCGATTGACCTTCAAGGCTTCTCCAACGAACAAATAGAATCGGCAATACAAACACTTCTGGAAAAGTGA
- a CDS encoding 4Fe-4S dicluster domain-containing protein — translation MTVAINLTDSLDDNSNFINYVSKESGQPVEQCYQCGKCTAGCPLAFTMDYPPHRVLRLVQLGLQERVLQSQAIWLCAGCNTCTSRCPRNVDLARVMDCLRGLAKRDGILLEGRARDVAIFYDCFLNTVKDNGKLYELGMMLNYNLKTRQIFKNADTGLAMFTKNKVKLLPARTQNHRDIGLIFERIRKLEGNAR, via the coding sequence ATGACAGTGGCAATTAATTTAACAGATAGTCTCGATGATAATTCCAATTTTATTAATTATGTAAGTAAAGAAAGCGGGCAGCCGGTGGAGCAATGTTACCAATGTGGCAAATGTACTGCCGGGTGCCCGCTGGCTTTTACCATGGATTACCCCCCGCACCGGGTGCTACGTTTGGTTCAGCTGGGCTTGCAAGAGCGGGTACTGCAGAGTCAGGCCATCTGGCTTTGTGCCGGTTGCAATACCTGTACTTCAAGATGTCCCCGCAATGTTGACCTGGCCCGGGTAATGGATTGTTTGCGCGGCCTGGCCAAGCGCGATGGTATTTTGCTGGAGGGCCGGGCTAGGGATGTAGCTATATTTTACGATTGTTTCCTTAATACCGTTAAGGATAATGGCAAACTTTATGAGCTGGGCATGATGCTCAACTATAATTTGAAAACCAGGCAAATCTTTAAGAATGCTGATACCGGTTTGGCGATGTTCACCAAAAATAAAGTTAAGCTCTTACCCGCAAGGACCCAAAATCACCGGGATATAGGTTTGATTTTTGAACGTATCCGGAAGCTGGAGGGGAATGCCAGATGA
- a CDS encoding PAS domain S-box protein — MKSQEAENEQLITENQYLRKRVAELETTEYELNIKLKELNLVAEHYQVLVENQSDLVVKVDINSKVLFVNQSYCDVFGKKQRELIDSLFEPLANESDSEVTFKAMENLNNPPYSCYIEHRAMTKNGCRWFGWAIKAILGESNNVIAIVGVGRDITERKKAEKELEAANQKLRDIIDFLPDATFVVDNDKRVIAWNRSIEEMTGLAKKDIIGKGDYAYAVAFYGKRMPFLVDFINTDINKIKSEVIYENIQEKGNALYAEINMPPPFNGNGGTLWAKASPLYDSEGQVIGVIESIRDITDRKRLEDELYTYRNYLEIMIKERTAELQNAMAQLQQEVAEHQGAREALSESEAQLSRITNNMLDLIVVIDTQGTIKYATPSHKKVLGYEPEDMLGKCARDFVHPDDLGKILHVYKKGFSTLSPVKTEYRCRQINGQYIWVESTAKILLNDSKLFAEVIICTRDITGRKQAEETLRLSEERFYKAFHSSPNPMAISSLEHGQFFDINCNFVDALGYTREEVIGHTSTELNIWEPQKRTEVINLLLSQGYLRNFENSFQTKSGKLRIGLLSAEIIEINGEKVILSIVNDITDLRLFEKEMLHLDKLNLVGEMAASIGHEIRNPMTTVRGFLQILRGREKSNKNIEYYDLMIEELDRANSIITPFLSLARNKPVDKARQNLNTVVKTLQPLLQADANKEGKYMDLELYDIPDLLLDEKEIRQLLLNFVRNGLEAMSPGSKLIIKTYVEHDGVILAVQDQGSGIAPETMDKLGTPFFTTKDNGTGLGLAVCYSIINRHNARIEVETGPSGTTFMVKFKVPTD, encoded by the coding sequence ATGAAATCTCAAGAAGCTGAGAATGAACAACTGATTACAGAAAACCAATATTTGCGTAAGCGAGTGGCTGAATTAGAAACAACTGAATATGAACTCAATATAAAATTAAAAGAATTAAATCTGGTTGCCGAGCATTACCAGGTATTAGTGGAAAACCAGAGTGACCTTGTCGTTAAAGTTGATATTAATAGTAAAGTTTTATTTGTTAATCAGTCATATTGTGATGTGTTCGGCAAAAAGCAACGGGAACTTATAGACTCGTTATTTGAACCGCTGGCAAATGAGAGTGACAGTGAAGTTACCTTCAAAGCTATGGAAAATCTTAATAACCCCCCTTATAGTTGTTATATTGAGCACAGGGCTATGACGAAAAATGGTTGCAGATGGTTTGGCTGGGCTATTAAGGCAATTTTGGGTGAGTCAAATAATGTAATAGCAATAGTGGGAGTGGGCAGAGACATTACTGAACGTAAGAAGGCTGAAAAAGAGCTGGAGGCGGCAAACCAAAAGTTGAGGGACATTATTGATTTTCTCCCTGACGCTACTTTCGTTGTTGATAACGATAAGAGAGTTATTGCTTGGAATAGATCTATTGAAGAGATGACGGGATTGGCTAAAAAAGATATTATCGGCAAAGGGGATTATGCTTACGCTGTAGCTTTTTACGGTAAAAGGATGCCCTTTCTTGTTGATTTTATAAATACTGACATTAACAAAATAAAAAGTGAAGTAATATATGAGAATATTCAAGAAAAAGGCAACGCGCTATATGCTGAGATTAATATGCCTCCTCCGTTTAACGGCAATGGAGGAACCTTATGGGCTAAAGCATCCCCACTTTATGATAGTGAGGGCCAAGTAATCGGTGTGATTGAATCCATCCGTGACATAACTGACCGTAAGCGTCTGGAGGATGAATTATATACATATCGCAATTATCTAGAAATAATGATAAAAGAGCGGACCGCAGAGTTGCAGAATGCTATGGCACAACTTCAACAAGAGGTTGCGGAACATCAGGGGGCGCGGGAGGCTTTATCTGAAAGCGAGGCTCAATTGAGTCGTATTACTAATAATATGCTTGATTTAATAGTAGTAATCGACACGCAAGGGACGATAAAGTATGCAACCCCATCCCACAAAAAAGTATTAGGATATGAGCCGGAAGATATGTTAGGAAAGTGTGCTCGGGATTTTGTACATCCGGATGATTTAGGAAAAATACTACATGTCTACAAGAAAGGCTTTAGTACACTATCACCTGTAAAAACAGAGTATCGCTGTAGACAAATTAACGGCCAATATATATGGGTGGAATCTACTGCTAAAATACTATTAAACGATAGTAAATTGTTTGCCGAAGTTATAATATGCACCCGCGATATCACTGGGCGTAAACAGGCCGAAGAAACGCTGCGTTTGTCAGAAGAACGTTTTTATAAGGCTTTCCATTCCAGTCCTAACCCAATGGCTATAAGTTCCCTTGAACATGGACAATTCTTTGACATAAACTGCAATTTTGTTGATGCTCTCGGTTATACTCGTGAAGAGGTGATCGGGCATACTTCAACGGAATTAAATATTTGGGAGCCACAGAAACGTACGGAAGTCATCAACTTATTATTAAGCCAAGGTTATTTACGAAACTTTGAGAACTCTTTCCAGACTAAGTCTGGTAAACTACGTATTGGTTTGCTTTCAGCTGAAATTATTGAAATAAACGGTGAAAAGGTAATCTTAAGTATTGTGAATGACATTACGGATTTAAGATTATTCGAGAAAGAAATGTTGCACTTGGATAAATTAAATCTTGTTGGAGAAATGGCCGCCAGTATAGGCCATGAGATAAGGAATCCTATGACTACTGTACGTGGATTTCTACAAATTCTTAGGGGTAGGGAGAAGTCCAATAAAAACATAGAATATTATGATCTTATGATAGAAGAACTGGATAGAGCGAATTCTATAATTACACCTTTTTTATCACTGGCCAGGAATAAACCTGTTGATAAAGCCAGGCAGAACCTCAATACTGTTGTGAAAACTTTACAACCGTTATTGCAGGCTGATGCTAATAAAGAAGGTAAATATATGGATTTGGAGCTTTATGATATCCCCGATTTGCTATTGGATGAAAAAGAAATACGCCAGCTATTGCTTAACTTTGTTCGTAACGGATTAGAAGCCATGTCCCCTGGTAGTAAACTAATAATAAAAACGTATGTCGAACATGATGGAGTAATATTAGCTGTTCAGGATCAGGGTAGTGGAATTGCCCCTGAGACAATGGATAAACTGGGAACTCCCTTTTTTACAACCAAGGATAACGGGACGGGTTTAGGTCTTGCTGTCTGTTATAGTATTATCAATAGGCACAACGCCAGGATTGAAGTTGAAACCGGGCCTTCTGGGACCACTTTCATGGTTAAATTTAAGGTGCCGACCGATTAA
- a CDS encoding beta-propeller domain-containing protein, with product MSSRKTWYGLLAMLLAVTALLASFSAGTGQSAAAEPATFKSYEELVDYIEQNTLLARQFNTLRYGAILEDVSIKAEAAPEAALNSNKAKQTAAGDDGAADYSGTNNQVQGVDEADLVKTDGKYLYVISGQKLSIIQAHPASEAKKLSTIHFQGQPVEAFINRDTLVVFGNGPEADLMFIHKYSVANREKPVLTKEVKCSGHYLTSRMIGSDVYALVHAPAQQYEPGSQQPKVVLPKLSTDGQERTIAATSIHYFNSPDYTYNYTLILSLSLQDKADQVQSKAFLTGTSQNVFASTGHLYLTGDKMPDYAMYTRKLLDGLAAIVPVDIAQKIKAVRDSGQGYTEKTQQAENILEEHLSTLNYQQAAALEEKIKDIMDKFQRDLDREQNKTVIYKMALVSNQVEYRGQGEVNGRVLNQFSMDEYNGYFRIATTSEGFLFTTSPATRNNIYVLDEKMQVTGQLLGLAPSERIFSARFMGDRAYLVTFRQTDPLFVISLANPQQPKLLGQLKIPGYSDHLQPYDANHLIGIGREVSTAQVPQPLTEQSMIMPPPTREQGVKIALFDVTNPAAPRELAKYVVDRDDSDSAARHDHRAVLFSKEKNLLVIPVSYGSPYRIMMIEPNKGILPHYPEWQGAYVFEISPQNGIKLRGKLDHLASQNGESYFDTVSRSLFIEDVLYTISEKQLKLHKLENLQEIRNLTL from the coding sequence GTGTCGTCACGTAAGACCTGGTACGGTTTACTGGCCATGCTGCTGGCAGTGACCGCATTATTGGCGAGTTTTTCAGCAGGAACGGGCCAATCAGCGGCTGCGGAGCCGGCCACGTTTAAGAGTTACGAGGAGCTGGTGGATTACATCGAACAAAATACCCTACTGGCCCGACAGTTTAACACGCTGCGTTACGGAGCAATCCTTGAAGATGTCTCAATTAAAGCAGAAGCCGCTCCCGAAGCAGCACTGAATAGCAACAAGGCAAAGCAAACTGCAGCCGGGGATGATGGCGCGGCTGACTACTCCGGCACCAATAACCAGGTACAGGGCGTAGACGAAGCGGACCTGGTTAAAACAGATGGTAAATACCTGTATGTAATAAGCGGTCAAAAGTTATCTATTATCCAGGCCCACCCGGCCTCAGAGGCTAAGAAGTTGTCCACAATACACTTTCAAGGACAGCCCGTGGAAGCTTTCATTAATAGGGATACCCTGGTTGTTTTCGGCAACGGCCCTGAAGCCGACCTGATGTTTATACACAAATATAGTGTAGCCAACCGGGAAAAGCCTGTGCTGACCAAAGAAGTAAAGTGCAGCGGCCATTATCTTACCTCCCGGATGATTGGCTCCGACGTGTACGCCTTGGTACACGCCCCTGCCCAACAATATGAGCCAGGCAGCCAGCAGCCCAAAGTGGTATTGCCAAAGCTGAGCACAGATGGACAGGAACGCACCATTGCCGCAACTAGCATCCATTATTTCAACAGCCCCGATTATACCTACAACTACACACTGATACTGTCATTAAGTTTACAAGACAAAGCCGACCAGGTGCAAAGTAAGGCTTTTTTAACCGGCACTTCCCAGAACGTGTTTGCCTCCACCGGCCACCTGTACCTGACCGGTGATAAAATGCCCGATTACGCCATGTACACACGAAAGCTGCTGGATGGTCTGGCAGCCATAGTACCGGTTGATATCGCCCAAAAAATTAAAGCGGTACGAGATTCTGGCCAGGGTTACACCGAAAAAACTCAGCAAGCCGAAAATATACTTGAGGAACACCTGAGCACCCTTAACTACCAGCAAGCAGCAGCCCTGGAAGAAAAAATAAAAGATATAATGGACAAATTCCAGCGGGATTTGGACCGGGAACAGAACAAAACCGTGATTTATAAAATGGCACTGGTAAGCAATCAGGTGGAATACCGGGGCCAGGGCGAGGTTAACGGCCGTGTTTTGAATCAGTTTTCCATGGATGAATATAACGGTTATTTCCGTATAGCCACCACCTCGGAGGGGTTTTTGTTCACTACCTCACCCGCAACCAGAAACAACATCTATGTGCTGGATGAAAAAATGCAAGTGACCGGCCAATTGCTTGGCCTGGCTCCATCGGAAAGAATTTTTTCGGCGCGGTTCATGGGCGACCGGGCTTACCTGGTAACTTTCAGGCAAACCGACCCCCTCTTTGTGATCAGTCTGGCCAACCCGCAGCAGCCGAAATTACTGGGCCAGCTTAAGATTCCGGGTTACTCCGACCACCTACAGCCATACGATGCCAACCACTTAATCGGCATTGGCCGGGAGGTATCGACAGCGCAGGTGCCACAGCCCCTTACCGAACAGAGCATGATCATGCCCCCGCCTACACGCGAACAAGGCGTTAAAATCGCATTGTTTGACGTAACTAACCCGGCTGCACCCCGGGAATTGGCCAAGTACGTGGTAGACCGGGATGATTCCGATTCAGCGGCCCGCCACGACCACCGGGCAGTGTTGTTCAGTAAGGAAAAGAACTTGCTGGTTATACCCGTAAGCTACGGATCGCCCTACCGCATCATGATGATTGAACCTAATAAGGGTATACTACCCCACTACCCCGAATGGCAGGGAGCCTACGTATTTGAAATCTCTCCCCAAAATGGCATCAAGCTGCGGGGCAAGCTGGATCACCTGGCCAGCCAAAATGGTGAAAGCTACTTTGACACCGTCAGCCGGTCGCTGTTTATAGAAGATGTGCTGTACACCATATCAGAAAAGCAGCTAAAATTACACAAGCTGGAAAACCTGCAGGAAATACGTAACCTAACTTTATAA
- a CDS encoding YkuS family protein — protein MLTIALDDDLSRLRDDLVKEGFKVVDRTMADHADALIVSGMEKNFMNMQDIRTEKKVIDASGKSVREIADELRGFV, from the coding sequence TTGTTAACCATAGCATTGGATGATGACTTGAGCAGGCTGCGCGACGACCTTGTAAAAGAAGGATTCAAGGTAGTGGATAGAACAATGGCTGATCATGCAGATGCACTTATTGTTTCAGGCATGGAAAAAAACTTTATGAATATGCAGGATATTAGAACAGAAAAAAAGGTAATTGACGCTAGTGGAAAAAGTGTAAGAGAAATCGCTGATGAACTGCGCGGATTCGTGTAA